GTAAGGATTGTGATCAACAGAGAGACTACTGTTATAAAATATTAAGCCACCTAAATTTCTGGATATTCAGGTTATATTCTGTAGCTGAAAAATGAGCAATTGTTGGTCTAATAACCATACATGTTATTCCACTCCCTTTTCAACTCCAAGTCATACTGTAATCTTTCTCCTGTTGAATTTAATCATATAAGAAAAGTTCAACGTTGTTTGTTATCATTGAACTTatgattttctattatttattctTCCGCTCTAAAAGCTCACGTCTAATTCTACTATTCATTCTTTCGCCTAACGACAGTTGGCCACTACTTCTATCCCTAAAGTAAACAAATAACGTAAGCATAAAGAACAATATCAAATCTTCATGCTTGGATCTCATCTCTTCATAAAAATACATGCATCGCTTAATAATTTTCGACCGTTCAATTTCTTCCTAGCAAAGTCATTACATTAAAAAACGCATAAACATTCAACTTAATCTAACACTTCTTCATGCAAAATATGCTATATCTTCTTAGAAccaaaaagaagaataagaaactGGAATCAAAAGACATGTAACTCTATTTacatctaaattttattttagtttcaattgaaaattaaaatataaaatacaatagAAACACAGTAGAAGTGATAATATCGATTTTTCTCTCTCATTTcataaactgaaagtaaatttttCAGTTACTTTAAGCAAATCAAAGTCTTCCAAAAGCTGTTGTGGTTGAGATTAAAAGAGTTGTGTTAAGAGTTATTACTTCGAATCATCCATGATTATTATACAAACTATATTAATGTGGTTGAGATTATTCATCCTAAGAAGTTAACCAATAAAACGTGAAAAGGCTATTAGAATTTATTGATCTAAACTGTAGAGTCTCATTGTAACCAGTTGACCAGCTAAGGAGTGTAAAATTTAGTTAGTTATACTAATTAGCAAGACCCCAATAAATTAACAAATTAGATTCTGATAAAATTAGTTAGAGTTATACTAACTAACAAGGTCTTAACAAGTCAAGCAACTAAAAAGAGAAAAGTTAATTAGACTTGTGCAAATTAAATAATTCAAATTaacttaataattattaattttgaagaTTCAATAGACTCAAGACTCTCTTAATTTTTACTctttaagataaaataaaaattctacTTCATTTGATAAGAGAGGGGTTTAATAAAGATAATAGCAACTTAGTCAACTCCTAAAATATGCACAATTTGCAAAACTGATGATGATTAACACGTTTCCCTAACAAAGTGCAACCCAATTTCAAAAAAAGTGCTTGGTCCAGTTATATAAAATTTGATTACCTATAGTTGAATAACGTTGGCATTGTCACAGTATATTACTGGAGTACCACTACTCTTAACTATAACTAAGCTAATAAAATTTTCATCCATAGGATTTCAGAAGTTACATCAGAGAGGGCCTTAAACTCAATTTCAGGTTTTCAACACTAGATTTTTTTTACACAATGCTGTTAAGAGTAACATGAAAAAGCAGGTAAATTGATATAAATCAAGCAACTAAACCTGAACTACATTACAACACCTTTAACATTATATAAATCAGACAGTCTACTCTTGTTTTTTCAGCAAAGGAACAAAATCTAAACTATATTAAAACACAAGGCAAAgaatttcttcaacttcaatgCTACTACTTCACACCATTAACAAAATAATGACAAACCAAGCAAAATAGTAACTTgtctcattttaaattttaattttcccAAATCAAAATAGCCAAACAAAACAAAAGCTTAACAAGTTCTGAGTACAAATACACCTTTCAAATACaaacaaatttgatttaaatattACACAACAGTAATGGTTAAATTCAGAGATCAAATTGAATATTAGAAGAAGAGAAAAGTCCTATTACTAGGTCACAAACAAATACACAGATTAGGGCACGActgaaaaaatgaaaagaatccgTAAATTAAACAACATTTGTATAAAACTAACCTGAGTCAGAGCAGCTAAGATGACGAGTTAGTGGTTGACATCGACAAGAACCGGGGAGAGGTGGCAGCTTCGTTCTTCGATTGTCCTGTGAAGGAGAAAATGCCGAGATGAGAAGAAAGGGGTTACGGAGATGAACTTGAAAGCGGCAAATCACTTACGTAGCGATGGCTAGGCCAGCGGCAACGAGATGGCCGTTCTTAAAATGGTGCTTCAGAGGCTACagtaaaaaagatgaaaaaaatggAGTCACAAGGATTTGTTTAATAATGAAGCCCTAATTtatattaggattaggattaatgTTAGAATTATTGAATTAAAATGGGGTAATTTAGatacaaattataattaaaatttatgtaTCCGTCTTTAAAATGTTTTTTCTCCAATATCCATACTTTTTTGAGGTATTGAAATACCTACATTTTAAAGACAGAAACAATTTAAGTACCAATCTCTAAtccaacaaacataatactaaGTTTCTGTCTCACTGTCTCATTCCAGTTTTTGCAAACAAACTCTCCCCAAAAGTTCAATACCAAGTGTCCATGTTCTTAGTTGAACACTTGAACCCTGCTAATAAGGCCTTcaaaacaaaaatggaagaataaaataatttcatTTTGCTATTCTTTTCGTGAttatctctctgtctctctcatgGCCGTTGCGGCATTCAAATCATCCTCCAGaagaggaaaccaaaaccattCAAATTCCACCTCCGCAACTTCTGCCAGATCCTCCCGCCAGGAATCACGAACCAAAGCCCCCATTCGAAGGTCAAGGAGCGTAAGCGCGTTTTCCAGGGGCAGTTCGGACATTTCTACTGAATTCCTCAACAAGAGAGACAACCCTCTCTTCTGCAGCGTCACCCCTTCATCACCACCCGGTAACGACGACGCCCAACCGCCGCCCAGCTCACTTCTTCTAGAAGCCTCCGATTTCGACAGACCCACACCATCTGCTTCCAATCCCAATAACAAGGCCTCCGGTCCACGTGGCCGTCACGTGACGCGAAATGTTGATGCCAAGGGAGGGTCATGGTCCTCGTCAACGGGTCGGAGCTTGTCGAGATCGGATGCGGGTCGCCGCACTCGATCCGCTTCTCAATGTCCGGCTTCGAGGCGGCTATGGAGTTATTCAACTTCTGAGGTAATGCAATTATTTTGTTGGAGTGGAGTGGCTGTATGTGAATCTGGAATCTACTACTATAGTTCTAAAGCTCTTTTATCATGTAATCAAATCCAATAGAGCAACATGTGTTGAATCATTTGAATCAAAATGATGGAGAGGCTGAGGGATATGTAAATCATAGGGTACAAGCCGGGTGATTGAAATGGAGGAGTGCTTCAGGTTTTATCCGTAGCAAAAAGTGTACCAGTAAATCTTTATGGTAAATTTTACGACTGAATGTTGGTGGTAAGAGGGAAACACCAACATAAGCTTAATGTTGTGGAGACAAAGATGCCTAAATGGATGTGTGGACACATTAAACTACACTATATAGGATTAGGAATTATTTTAGAGAGAGATTTGGCCAGTTGGAGGTTCGATTTTACTCATTTTAGGGAAAGTGGATTAGATGGTAGGCATTCTTGTAGCTAAAGACAGAGGGAGATGTATTAAATgagattttatatataaatgGTTTAAAGTTAGATATGATATATAATAGGGCACCTTCACGGTTTTTGGCTTTTTGATCTATGTAACTCAAACTACCTAGTGGGACAAGGTTACAAGGCTTAATTGTGTTTCATTGTTGTTGCTGCCTCTTCTGTTTAGGCTACACCGGCCTTACTTAAATCTCTTTTCAGGGGAGGTTACTGTTATTTTTACATGGTGTATAAcgtcaaattttataaaatagatGGACGTTGTTTATACCGGAATTTTTTGGGAGgtcaatatatattttttaaaaatgggATTCACATTGAATTTCACTGGACTTCAAGGGAGGTTAATGttatttgctttattttattttaccgtTTTCCTGCACCCATGTGGGATATGGAAGAAGGATATGAAAGGAAGTATACTTATTTGCATCTGTTTTTTGTGTAGAGCGAAACTGATGCTTTAGATAGCAGTGATCTGAGGTTTGTTGAGAGTAATAGAAAAGGTGGTTTGTTTGGAAGTGATAGTGGTATGGTGGATCAAGTGAGAGATCTGCGCAGGTGGTCTAGTCAGCATTCATCTACCGAGGTTTCTGACTCTTTTGCTGCAACTTTGGTATTTTTTCCACCCTTACTGTTGTATATGTGATGCCAAGATGAGGAGGTGTTAACTTATTGTTCAGTGCTGATTAATTATTATGTTTGTATGGCAGTCTAGCTTGGAAACTCAGAGGTGTGCAGATGCAGTTTCTATGGTGAGCTCTGGATATGGATCTGATGTGAAAACTATCAAAGCTGTTAGTGAAAAGATGGTGTGTGATAGGAAATTTTCTACTCTTTCCTAGTTATCCATGTTCATGTCTGCCTGAAAACAAAGAGAAGAAAACCTTCATCTTTATTGTTATAGATGCATATGTCCTATGTCTAGAAGATCTGAACTCATGCTAAGAAGAGATAGTAGTTCTTCCTTACTGATAACTTTTGTACAATTTTGGTTGTTCTATGCTCCTGCAGTCAGTACAAGGAGGTCCGCTGGTAACCAGTGATGTATACGAGACAGTTCGCTCTGAAGTGAGGCGTGCTATTTCTGAGATTCAGACTGATCTTGAGAGTGTAAATTTCATGATATCCTGATTTGTCCATGCCGACTATAAGTCTGCTGGTTCTATTTGAAATGTTGAATTGATTCAAGCAATATTGATACATTATGCAACTTTATGTGAAATTTGCATACATTTTTGTCTTCTGTCATTTCTTGTTTATTGCAGGCATGATCTCATGTTATCTTAAATCTTTGTATTCTTCCTCTCATCATAAGTTTTGTTTTCTAGATGCACTTAAGAACTTTATGATCTGAGTGAAATGCAAATTCTTTCTTTAGAGGATAAACTTTTACCATTAGCATAAAACTTGTAACAACTGCATATATTTGCTTGTTCTATGTGGAAGACTTCTGCTTTGCTTCATTCAGTTTTTTACTAAAGAAGGTGGTACTGACATTCTTGGTTGAGAACATCGCAAATGCTCTCCTTTGACTTTCATCACAAGCTCTTTCAAACACTTACAGAAAATCTTGCTTCCACAAAAGTAGTAGCTTTGTCACGCTTTGCTCTAATCTATTTCCTTATAGCTGCCTTGCCATATTGGCAACCTGTCATGACCCGATGCGGCCATGTACGAACATAGGATTATTCTCCTGAAATGTTACCCTTATCTCTGATGCATCTGTTTCTTTTCCCACTGAATCCCCCTTTTTACTTCCTCTTGTACCTCCTTTCACAAACTTCTAGAATCTTCCCActtgaaaatgatattaatatGAAAACGGTGTATCACATTAATTTTTCATTCTCACTCCCTTTCATGTTCAGAAATAGAAAAGAAACACAAGATAAAAGgaaacaccattggttctttgtTGGACTGCAAATCTCTTACCATCTTTCCTACTAAAATTCTGCCAAAGCCATCAGACTCTACTTCCCTTTAGGTACTAACTGACTACCAGCACTACCAATGCCCCTTGTTATGTGTGCAGGTCACACTTTCCAGCTTCAACAGCTGGTACAATTCCCTTGGTAACTTTCCACCTCTTTCCACCATAGGGTTGGGTAAGAGAAATATTCATAAAGCTTTCATCTATAAGCACTTGAGCAAAAACCCTTAAACctgttaaatttattttatttctcacaAGACTTGCTCAATTTATTCCTTGATTACTGTTTCATGTCTACTTGGCATTTCTGGTTGTGCATCATAACATCTAAATAGTTGACTCTTATTGAAATGTCAATGCATGTTTGTCCAACTTTTAAATCACTACAATTATTGCAAAAGTATGTTTAATGGCAACCTGCTTTCGGCTTTTTGGAAATTTAGGCTATCCAAAGGAGTAATGCCACTGCTATTGCTGTTACCAACATAGCTGATATTCCTCCTTGCTTGGTAAACCCGGATGCGGAAGAATTGGTTTTTGAGATCAGAAGAGAGTATGCCCAAAAACTTGAAGAGGTGATTATCCCCTTTATGGTTTGTGCATATAGTATGGTTAGCTCCTTCCCCATCCAAGAAACGAGAGCAAGCCCTTGCCCTGTATTTCTAAAAGTTTTGATTTTCCCTATTGTGGATGGTTCTtattattgatgacatgatttttcgttttttttctctcattttaAAATTTCCTTTCATGCTTTAATGGAAACTCTCAAAAGAAGCCAATTCTTTCTCCTGGTGATGCTGTTATGTACATTCGTCCTTGTTCAGTTGTATTCTCTATCTGCATTCTACTCTCCTTTCTCTTCACATGAACTCTATTTAGTAGACCTTGTCATACATGCAGTCCCAGGAGCGAGCTAGAAATCTTAGAGCAAACCTGGCTGTTGAAGAACATTGTGGACAGGAACTGGACAGAATCTTGAAAGAAGTTTTACCTTATCCAAAGACCCCTAATGTGCAGAAGTCTCATCCAACAAGAAAAGTATGttcttttatattaatttttttaatgcaccTTTCCATATGTGTTttttttcataattcataattggTCTATCTCAATATGTAGTATGTTTTATGTTGTACATGGATCTGTATTCTTTACAAGTACATATCTAGAGAGGAAAGCTTTTCAAAAGCAGAAAGTACTAGTGTGAAAGCTTGATGATTGTCTTGTTTTAAAACCTATATCAAGCATATGCTTCATCCTTTAAttatgtttcttttttctttttttttttgttttgggggGGGGGGGGGNNNNNNNNNNNNCAGCTTGTATAGACAGATAATTAGGGGGGGGTCAAAATTTTGTTATACTTGAAGGAGTAATCTTCTGTGAATGCTTGAGGAAAACCTCTTTAGCCTATGGTCCTCATATATACACTTTTTGCATAATGGCAATCTCTAATATAAGAAAACAAGTCCTAATTGATATCTACAAATATCTACATATCTATAATTGATATATGAAGAATCGTATCAAATCATACTATATTCTCAACGCTCCCCCTGAAGCTGGAGCATATACATCATATGCACCAAGCTTGTTACAAATGTAGTCGGTACGAGGACCTCTAAGATTTTATAAGAATAGCCAATTGATCATTAAAAGTCTGAAGTAGAGTcacgtataaaattatttataaagaCACGGATTCAATAAGCGAAACATGGCTGGGTTCTTTGGCAATAACTCCATAACCATCTGTTAAAGTGATAAATGTTGGTAAGACAGGTgtagaaagagagagaaaagggatTTACTAGCAGCCATGTGGTCAGAGGCACAGAAATCAATTATCTTAGAACTTGGTTTATTACTAGCATGAGAGATGCAAGATAGGATTACTGTGACAACAGTGGTAATAGGAGATTGATTCTGTTTCCTGCCCTTAATTGAATGTGCTCTTGGAATTTTGCTTTAGAAGTAGCAATATGCTATTTGCCAGAACAAACTGCAATCTTTTTCTCTTTCGCTTGATGGAGTCTTGTCTGAACAACATTCATTGCTTTCTCTAGAAATTCATGAAAGAATAACGTGTCCTAGGTATATCATGGTCGTTTGCGGTAGGAGCATTAGGAACCACAAATCGTCTGCATCCACAGCCCCCTCAACCATATGTCCTCTTCGATCTCCACAAATCGTCCACCACAAAGTCACCATGGTAGTTGGTTCTACTAAATTTGAAGATGAATAGATTTTGGGTGGAGGAAGTCTGAGAAGGTGAGTAATCAAATCTTCCATATTAGGAACCGTCTGATCAGTTAGGATCTGATCACGGATATGGTCGAATTGCGAGTGCATTGCACATAGAACCAGCACCATGTACAAGTTATCAAACTTTGTTTCAGATTCTCTAGCATGTCAGCCTGCAAAATCAATTTCAACTCTACTACAAAAGCATCTGCCTGGGTAACTAAATTTGTCATATCCTTATCTGTCTGCTTATGGGATGGCAATTTCTGAGCTAAATCATGTGTTAAATACATCATTTTCTAGAATGATGAGAAAGTTTTTAAAGACCATCAATTATCCAAAATTGCAGGTTCCATTGACTGCCACAACAAGGCACACAACTAATAAGCAAATTTTAGCATGCAATCACAGAGGGGCTGGTGGTAAAGCCTTTCCATCACTGATTATAGATATAAAAAAGGAATACCATCCTAGCTTCCTTATTCTTTTAGAAACTCATGGGCAGTGGACAAAAGGGTCAGTTGGTGGGAAAACGGGGTTTGATAGCTCACATGTTATTGAAGCTGCTGACCATGTGTCTATATCTATAATTGATGTATGAAGGAATCTTAACAAATCATACTATAATCTCAACACTACTAATTAATTTTGAATACAAGATTTCCATACATATGAACTTCAAACATGAAATGACACATCTCAGTCAAACattttcttgtttgatacatGTGACTTGATTATAAGcattttttatttaactaattaaTCAGGTTGCTCTCTGAAATGGGTGAAGATAATGTTGTAGTGGTTGTGATGGATTTTTGGGATATGAGAATTAATGCCTTGTTTGATATGGTGCttttgtttaagttttttttGATATTGCATTGTTTAATATGGTAAGTTGGTGACAGAATAGCATAGAAAGAAGGCGGATGTCAAAACGTCTTGCAGAAGATGCAAAGGCTTATTTTGATGAGTGTGTTTCGCTATCAACATTTGATAGTTCAGATTTCTCATCACAAGATGATCCTCCCGTCACTTCCGTGGGGCCCCATATTCCATCTGATAGTTATGAATGTTTACTCCAGGCAAGTCATCCCTTTAGTTTCTATTTCATCAGTAGCTTCTTCAATAAAAACAGTCCCCTCTTGATTTGTTTCACTGCATAATTCTTTTCTGAATCGGTTAAGAAATTCTCTAATAGAGACTATTTTCTTATATACTGAATCATTCCATCAAAAAGCGAAAATATAATACTTTTAGATTTAAAGATCGCTTAGAACATTCTTTTTTTAAGCTTGATTCTTTTGATTAGAgtacacaaataaataaatatcaatgtaattatttcatatttttaacgagaaattttctttaatttgagACAAGTCTGTTTTAGTGCTTCTCATTAGTTTAAAAGGGTAGCTTGTGATTGCAACCCCCAATTTGGGGGGTTAGGCAATATATGAACAGGAATTGTTCCACATGTCCAAACCATTATAAGCACTTCTCCAACGTTTTCTCTTATATTGGGGTTTCTTATTTTGTCCATACATGTTTGGCTGCTCATCCATCTAAGCATTCTCATCTCTATCACAATAAGTTTATGTCCATGCTTACCTTTTGCCGTCCCAACAATCTCTACCATATAACATAGCTAGTCTAATGACAGTGCGATAAAATTTATCCTTAAGTTTTAGAAGgttttttttgtcacatataaaaccagacGTACTTCACCACTTTGACCAGCCCATTTGAATCCTATGTTCTATATCCTTGATTTCTCTATTATCTTGTACAATAAACTCAAGATATTTAATTCTCTTGTGGTAGGATTCTTTCTCCAATTTTCATTTTTGTGTTAGTGTTTTCCCTCCTTGTCCCGAACTTACTTTCATGTGTTGCTTTACTACGGCTTATTTACAAACATCTAAAGTTTCTCCTCACAAGGACGATATCGTCGGCAAAAAGTATGCATCTTAGGGCTGGTTCTTAGATATGTTCGGAAAGCAGTTCCAAAGCCAATGTAAACAGATGTGAATTTAGAGTTGACTCTTGTTGTTGTCCTATACCAATGAAAAATTCCTCTATTACATCACTTGAGTTTTCACACTAGATGTAACTTTACATATCCTTAATTGTACAAATATATTATGCAATCCTTCctcccttctttttcaaaacctttcaTAAGACTTCTCTTGACACCCTATTGTATGCCTTTTCCAAATTGGTAAAACACCATTTGTAGATCCTTCTTGTTACTCTATTACCCCTCCATTGTATCACTCTAGGATTTATTTTTCTTTGGTGCAAAATTCTAAGTGCAAAAGTTGTTTAGCAGTGGAATTGTCTTCTACGTTTACTTTTTCCGCAAACTAAGTACAATTGATTAGGGTCATTTATGTGAACTTTCTGGACATTATTACTAGTAGTTATGTGGTGTCTGAACACGTTCCTAAAAGAAACTTTTACACATCACACAGGAATCAGCTTCTCATAGACAATTGATTAGTAGAAACTATGACGTTTCACAACCATGTACTGTCATCGATACTGCTGGCTCCCCGGAATCAGGTTGTAAATCTCACTTCTCATTTTCACAGAAGTCACCTGAGACTTCTGGATTTGCAGATGACATCCAACAATACATAAAGATGTTTGAAAAGAATGTATTAAAGTCACCAAATATGAGATCAGGTTATCATGACATTCGTGAATACAGTTATCAATCTCCAACGGAGAGTTTGTTGGTTGATAGGGTGATACTAAAAAACAGAATTGAGGCTGGTGGTTTGCTGCTTTGTAGTGGCGGTAGTATATTATGGTCAAAATATTGTGGGATAGGAATTTGACCAGGAAGTATGGATTAACCTATTGTTACTAATGTAACTGTATTCGTATCATTTTCCCAAGCAGTATAACTGTACATATGCCTGAtttgctttctttttccctttttctttggcATCATTTTTCTTACTGCACAATAGTGGCCACCTGTTCCATCTGGTAGTTATGAATGTTCACTCCATGCCAAAACGCTTTAGTTTCCATTTCATCAGTAGCTTATAAATAGAAACAGCCCCCTCTTGATTTTCTCTACTACATAATTCTTTTCTAAATCGGTTAACAAATGCTCTGATAGAAACTCTTTTCTTGTATACTGATTTATAATATACCATCACAAACAAGAAAATAATACATCCAGATTTAAAGATTTCGATTTTTTTTACTAGAAAGTGCAAGTATACTTGTTTCATATTAAATAAACTACCATATATGATCATGAAGTTTTGACAAATTAATCCTAGAAAAAGAAAGGATTGATGTTATTATATTCATAAAAGACGAGTTCGAATGAACAATATACTATCTCACCCCACCTGTATCCATAGCCACCTTAACTCTCCCCACCTCTACCTGTAGCCACTACCACCTCGCCCCGTGCCGCCTTTCACTTGCAGCCTCTTCATCGCATAGGAGGTACAACAACAATGAGAAGCAAAAAATTGTTATTTGAGAAGCAAATTAGTTTTAGGTATGTATCAAATCTGTCTTGTTGGAATATAAGAAATATTTGTGATTAAACAGTCACAATATGCGTTATTAAAATGGTAATTTTGGATAGAATCTTTTATTTATGACTAATTTGCACCTAAACCACAATAATTGTTGAAAGGTATAACAAAGAAGTAATAAGAAATAGGATTAAGTACAATTTTGGTCTCTATGATTTCCGCTAAAAATTTTATTCGTCTCAaacctttttttgcatacaaaatcgtccctaaggttcaACTTGGTTTTAAAATCATCCATCAGACCAAAATACTAGTCAACCTTTCTCCAACAACTTTCTTCACCAAAATGCTtggtttctcttttttttcttcttcatccaaAATTTATACTTCTGCTTCCTAAGCAACAAGAATTTTCGcagcatcaacaacaacaataaaggtTTTAAAACAGAAGCAGAAGGAATAAACAAAAAACACCAACAATAAGACAAGGCAGCAAGAAAAAACAATGtaataaacaaaaaatagaaatagaaatcaataccaaaaaattaacaaatttttatttcGGTCAAAGaatcaacaaaattaaaaattaaaaataaaatagaattaaaacCCTAATTCAAAAGTGAAATGAAGGTCGGCATCGTCTCCCTCGTCGGCATCGTCACCACCTTCCTTCTCTCCATGCTTCTCTCTCTTGTCAGCATCGTCACCCCTTCCTTTTTCCCATGCTTCTCTCTCTTTTCCAGTGACCACTTCTCTCTCTTTCCAATGAGTGACTGCTTCTCTTCTCCGTTGCtggcttctttttttttctctttaattttataatttt
The DNA window shown above is from Arachis ipaensis cultivar K30076 chromosome B08, Araip1.1, whole genome shotgun sequence and carries:
- the LOC107613540 gene encoding uncharacterized protein LOC107613540 isoform X2; the protein is MAVAAFKSSSRRGNQNHSNSTSATSARSSRQESRTKAPIRRSRSVSAFSRGSSDISTEFLNKRDNPLFCSVTPSSPPGNDDAQPPPSSLLLEASDFDRPTPSASNPNNKASGPRGRHVTRNVDAKGGSWSSSTGRSLSRSDAGRRTRSASQCPASRRLWSYSTSESETDALDSSDLRFVESNRKGGLFGSDSGMVDQVRDLRRWSSQHSSTEVSDSFAATLSSLETQRCADAVSMVSSGYGSDVKTIKAVSEKMSVQGGPLVTSDVYETVRSEVRRAISEIQTDLESAIQRSNATAIAVTNIADIPPCLVNPDAEELVFEIRREYAQKLEESQERARNLRANLAVEEHCGQELDRILKEVLPYPKTPNVQKSHPTRKNSIERRRMSKRLAEDAKAYFDECVSLSTFDSSDFSSQDDPPVTSVGPHIPSDSYECLLQESASHRQLISRNYDVSQPCTVIDTAGSPESGCKSHFSFSQKSPETSGFADDIQQYIKMFEKNVLKSPNMRSGYHDIREYSYQSPTESLLVDRVILKNRIEAGGLLLCSGGSILWSKYCGIGI
- the LOC107613540 gene encoding uncharacterized protein LOC107613540 isoform X7 is translated as MVYNVKFYKIDGRCLYRNFLGGQYIFFKNGIHIEFHWTSRESETDALDSSDLRFVESNRKGGLFGSDSGMVDQVRDLRRWSSQHSSTEVSDSFAATLSSLETQRCADAVSMVSSGYGSDVKTIKAVSEKMSVQGGPLVTSDVYETVRSEVRRAISEIQTDLESAIQRSNATAIAVTNIADIPPCLVNPDAEELVFEIRREYAQKLEETLSYMQSQERARNLRANLAVEEHCGQELDRILKEVLPYPKTPNVQKSHPTRKNSIERRRMSKRLAEDAKAYFDECVSLSTFDSSDFSSQDDPPVTSVGPHIPSDSYECLLQESASHRQLISRNYDVSQPCTVIDTAGSPESGCKSHFSFSQKSPETSGFADDIQQYIKMFEKNVLKSPNMRSGYHDIREYSYQSPTESLLVDRVILKNRIEAGGLLLCSGGSILWSKYCGIGI